One genomic region from Listeria monocytogenes encodes:
- a CDS encoding ketose-bisphosphate aldolase, producing MLYTMKDLLAVGKEHQFAVPAFNICSFDMLKAIMEEVEANNAPVILEIHPDEIEYLGDNFVATVREYAYRSKVPVVIHMDHGGTIKDVMRAIRNGYTSVMIDASRASYEENVALTTQVVELAHKVGVSVEAELGTIGNNGSAEGGADTIIYTDPDQAEDFVSRTGIDTLAVAIGTAHGLYPKDKKPELNMPLLKELNKRLDIPFVLHGGSGNPDKEVSESVQYGVRKVNLSSDLKSVFFEEVRRVLVDNPAMYEPNQVYPSANEKVKDVVRHKLDILNTIGQADKY from the coding sequence ATGTTATATACAATGAAAGATCTTTTAGCAGTAGGAAAAGAACATCAATTTGCGGTACCAGCATTTAATATCTGTAGTTTTGATATGTTAAAGGCGATAATGGAAGAAGTGGAGGCTAATAATGCTCCTGTAATTCTAGAAATTCATCCAGATGAAATAGAATATCTCGGTGATAACTTTGTTGCAACGGTAAGAGAATACGCATATAGAAGTAAGGTACCGGTCGTTATTCATATGGACCACGGTGGAACAATTAAAGATGTGATGCGGGCTATTAGAAATGGCTATACTTCTGTCATGATTGACGCTTCTAGAGCCAGTTATGAAGAGAACGTTGCGTTAACTACACAAGTGGTTGAACTTGCGCATAAAGTCGGAGTTTCTGTTGAAGCGGAACTTGGGACAATTGGAAATAATGGTTCAGCGGAAGGCGGCGCAGACACCATCATTTATACAGACCCAGACCAAGCGGAAGATTTCGTTAGTAGGACAGGCATTGATACGTTAGCAGTAGCTATTGGAACGGCACATGGTTTATACCCTAAAGATAAAAAACCAGAACTGAATATGCCCCTTTTAAAAGAATTAAATAAACGTTTGGATATTCCGTTTGTACTTCACGGAGGTTCGGGAAACCCAGATAAAGAAGTCAGTGAATCTGTACAGTATGGTGTTAGAAAAGTAAATCTTAGTTCGGATCTGAAAAGTGTGTTTTTTGAAGAAGTTCGCCGAGTTTTAGTGGACAATCCTGCGATGTATGAACCAAATCAAGTTTATCCATCAGCTAATGAAAAAGTTAAAGATGTTGTAAGACATAAATTAGACATTTTAAATACTATTGGCCAAGCAGATAAATACTAA
- a CDS encoding oxidoreductase, with protein sequence MLKMGFIGNGKSTNRYHLPFILERDNIEVKTIYNRNPKTATWDKIEGVHYTTDLDELLKDPEIQLITISTTQSSHFDYAKMVLENGKNVLVEKPFMMTYAEAKEIFELAKERGLLVQCYQNRRFDSDFLTAQKVIESGKLGELLEVEMHYDYFRPEIPESVHEFKFYDSYLYGHGCHTIDQVLSYFGKPDNIHYDVRQLLGEGRMNDYFDLDLYYGVTKVSVKSSYFRIKARPSFVLYGKKGMFTKETKDRQEEHLKLFYMPSNPDFGIDLPEHYGTLTYVDDAGVWHEEKVISEVGDYGRVYDGLYEAIVNGKPKQVTDEETLLQMEILEKGVEACK encoded by the coding sequence ATGTTGAAAATGGGTTTTATCGGGAATGGGAAAAGCACGAATAGATACCATTTACCGTTTATTTTAGAGCGAGATAATATTGAAGTGAAAACGATTTATAATCGAAATCCCAAAACAGCCACTTGGGACAAAATTGAAGGTGTTCACTATACAACAGACTTAGACGAGCTGTTAAAAGACCCAGAAATCCAGTTAATTACCATCTCTACAACACAAAGCTCTCATTTTGACTATGCCAAAATGGTGTTAGAAAATGGTAAAAATGTGCTTGTTGAAAAGCCATTTATGATGACATACGCAGAAGCTAAAGAAATATTTGAGCTAGCTAAAGAACGAGGGTTACTTGTTCAATGCTACCAAAATCGTCGTTTTGATTCTGATTTCCTTACTGCGCAAAAAGTGATCGAAAGTGGAAAATTGGGTGAACTTTTGGAAGTGGAAATGCATTATGATTATTTCCGTCCAGAAATCCCAGAATCCGTCCATGAATTTAAATTCTACGATAGCTATCTATATGGTCATGGCTGCCATACAATCGACCAAGTACTATCTTACTTCGGTAAACCGGACAACATTCATTATGACGTGCGCCAACTGCTCGGTGAAGGACGAATGAACGATTATTTCGACCTTGATTTATATTATGGTGTAACAAAAGTTTCTGTAAAATCAAGCTACTTCCGTATAAAAGCCCGTCCAAGCTTTGTCCTATACGGCAAAAAAGGCATGTTTACAAAAGAAACAAAAGACCGCCAAGAAGAACATTTAAAACTCTTTTATATGCCAAGCAATCCAGACTTTGGAATCGATTTACCAGAGCATTACGGAACGCTTACCTATGTGGATGACGCGGGAGTTTGGCATGAGGAGAAAGTAATCTCTGAGGTTGGAGACTATGGCCGCGTTTATGATGGTTTGTATGAAGCGATTGTTAATGGGAAGCCTAAACAAGTGACAGATGAAGAAACCTTGTTACAAATGGAGATTTTGGAAAAAGGTGTCGAAGCTTGTAAATAA
- a CDS encoding PTS sugar transporter subunit IIA, translating to MNISNLINEDRIIFDNRIQTKQLLFEKVAEVLVKEGSITNSKKFIRDLYNREEETSTGIEAGFGIPHAKSKYVKEPLIVFVHSGIIIDYFGLDDSPIECSFIIGVPKKATDVHLQILSELSRKLMNDEFREKLKNSKNENEIKTILSN from the coding sequence ATGAACATATCGAATTTAATTAATGAAGACCGAATTATTTTTGATAATCGTATTCAAACAAAACAATTATTATTTGAAAAAGTGGCGGAAGTACTAGTTAAAGAAGGTTCTATAACTAATTCGAAAAAATTTATCCGTGACTTATATAATCGAGAAGAAGAAACTTCCACTGGAATTGAGGCGGGTTTTGGCATTCCTCATGCAAAAAGTAAATACGTAAAAGAACCATTGATTGTTTTTGTTCATTCTGGTATTATAATTGATTATTTTGGACTAGATGATTCACCTATTGAATGTAGTTTTATAATTGGCGTCCCGAAAAAAGCAACAGATGTTCATTTGCAAATCCTAAGTGAATTGTCCAGGAAGTTAATGAACGATGAATTTCGTGAAAAATTAAAAAATTCAAAAAATGAAAATGAGATTAAAACAATTTTATCGAACTAA
- a CDS encoding PTS fructose transporter subunit IIC: MKIVGVTACPTGIAHTYMSAEKLTITAEALGYEVKIETQGAKVENVLTKEDIATADYVILAVDKEIDTSRFAGKKIKKVSTSRAIKEADVVIDETVSGKGLISLEAKSSDVSSEQPSKASLYNHFMNGVNYMLPFVIAGGILIAISFAFGIDASNPDSDSYNALAAAFSKIGGDTAFGLMVPALAAGIAVSVAGRAGFAPGLVAGTLATVGGSGFLGGMIGGILAGYVAHFFANKVNVTKSLASIYQLIVVPLLGITIVGLAMVFIIDTPIAWVLNALTGWLNGLGETSGVVFGLLIGVMMAADMGGPINKSISTFSIGLMSAGVTAPIAACMAAGMVPPLGLALATLLFKNKFTKEEKTAGNSCWVLGASYITEGAIPFAVADPLRVIPSLMLGSATAAAISMGAGVTSMAPHGGIWVMFIPNVINHLFIYLLAIAAGTVVTAISVGLLKTPLNKRKNKEEMI; encoded by the coding sequence ATGAAAATAGTTGGTGTTACTGCTTGTCCCACTGGTATTGCTCATACGTATATGTCTGCTGAAAAATTAACTATAACAGCAGAAGCTCTAGGTTACGAAGTGAAAATCGAGACACAAGGTGCTAAAGTTGAAAATGTTTTAACGAAGGAAGACATCGCCACTGCTGATTATGTCATTTTAGCAGTAGATAAAGAAATCGATACATCAAGGTTTGCTGGAAAGAAAATTAAAAAAGTATCCACTTCCAGAGCAATTAAAGAGGCTGATGTGGTTATTGATGAAACTGTTTCAGGTAAAGGATTAATCAGTTTGGAGGCAAAAAGTTCGGATGTAAGCTCTGAACAACCTTCAAAAGCAAGTTTATATAATCACTTTATGAATGGTGTTAACTATATGTTGCCATTTGTCATAGCTGGTGGGATTTTAATCGCCATTAGTTTTGCTTTTGGGATTGATGCATCAAACCCTGACTCTGACTCGTATAACGCACTTGCAGCTGCATTTTCTAAAATTGGTGGGGATACTGCTTTCGGGTTAATGGTTCCAGCGCTTGCAGCAGGGATAGCGGTTTCTGTGGCTGGTCGAGCAGGATTTGCGCCTGGTCTTGTCGCGGGAACACTGGCAACTGTTGGTGGATCAGGATTTCTAGGCGGTATGATTGGTGGTATTTTGGCTGGTTATGTGGCACATTTCTTTGCTAATAAAGTCAATGTCACTAAATCACTTGCTTCGATTTATCAGTTAATTGTTGTACCGCTTTTAGGAATTACGATTGTTGGTTTGGCAATGGTATTTATCATTGATACACCAATCGCTTGGGTTTTAAACGCGCTCACAGGTTGGTTAAATGGTCTTGGTGAGACATCCGGTGTCGTATTTGGACTACTAATCGGTGTCATGATGGCAGCAGATATGGGAGGTCCAATTAATAAATCTATTTCAACCTTTTCAATTGGGTTAATGTCAGCTGGCGTAACCGCACCGATTGCGGCTTGTATGGCGGCCGGAATGGTTCCACCACTTGGACTAGCACTCGCAACACTATTATTCAAAAACAAATTTACAAAAGAAGAAAAAACAGCGGGGAATTCTTGTTGGGTGTTAGGTGCATCTTATATTACTGAAGGAGCAATTCCTTTCGCAGTTGCTGATCCGCTCCGGGTTATCCCGAGTTTGATGTTAGGTTCTGCAACAGCTGCTGCAATTTCGATGGGAGCTGGTGTAACTTCGATGGCGCCTCACGGTGGAATTTGGGTGATGTTCATTCCAAATGTAATTAACCATCTATTTATCTACTTACTAGCAATTGCAGCTGGTACAGTCGTGACAGCGATTTCTGTTGGACTATTAAAAACCCCATTAAATAAGCGAAAAAATAAAGAGGAGATGATATAA